In Xyrauchen texanus isolate HMW12.3.18 chromosome 14, RBS_HiC_50CHRs, whole genome shotgun sequence, the following are encoded in one genomic region:
- the LOC127654828 gene encoding 10 kDa heat shock protein, mitochondrial isoform X2, whose product MQAFRKFLPMFDRVLVERLAAETVTKGGIMIPEKSQSKVLQATVVAVGPGYANKDGNVTPVCVKVGEKVLLPEYGGTKVVLDDKDYFLFRDGDILGKYVD is encoded by the exons ATG CAGGCTTTCCGGAAATTTCTTCCTATGTTTGACCGTGTATTGGTGGAGCGGTTAGCTGCAGAGACTGTGACAAAAGGAGGTATCATGATTCCAGAAAAGTCTCAATCCAAGGTGCTGCAGGCTACAGTGGTAGCAGTGGGACCAGGATATGCCAACAAG GATGGGAATGTAACACCCGTGTGTGTCAAAGTTGGAGAGAAAGTTTTGCTGCCAGAGTATGGAGGAACTAAAGTTGTTCTTGATGATAAG GACTATTTCCTGTTTCGAGATGGAGATATTCTTGGCAAATATGTAGATTGA
- the hspd1 gene encoding 60 kDa heat shock protein, mitochondrial — protein sequence MLRLPSVMRQMRPVCRALAPHLTRAYAKDVKFGAEARALMLQGVDLLADAVAVTMGPKGRTVIIEQSWGSPKVTKDGVTVAKSIDLKDKYKNIGAKLVQDVANNTNEEAGDGTTTATVLARAIAKEGFDTITKGANPVEIRKGVMMAVEAVINELKKLSKPVTTPEEIAQVATISANGDVEVGTIISNAMKKVGRKGVITVKDGKTLHDELEIIEGMKFDRGYISPYFINTAKGQKCEFQDAYLLLSEKKISSVQSIVPALEIANQHRKPLVIVAEDVDGEALSTLVLNRLKVGLQVVAVKAPGFGDNRKNQLQDMAISTGGTVFGEETLGLALEDIQAHNFGMVGEVIVTKDDTMLLKGRGDASAIEKRVTEIAEQLESTNSDYEKEKLNERLAKLSDGVAVIKVGGTSDVEVNEKKDRVTDALNATRAAVEEGIVPGGGCALLRCIPALDDVKPANADQKIGIDIICKSLRIPAMTIAKNAGVEGTLVVEKILRSAPEIGYDAMLGEYVNMVERGIIDPTKVVRTALLDAAGVASLLATAEAVVTEIPKEEKEMPAGGMGGMGGMGGMGGMGF from the exons ATGCTGCGTTTACCCAGTGTGATGAGACAGATGAGGCCAGTGTGTAGGGCGCTGGCCCCACACCTGACCCGGGCATATGCCAAGGATGTCAAGTTTGGAGCAGAAGCCCGGGCCCTCATGCTCCAGGGAGTTGACCTATTGGCTGATGCTGTGGCTGTTACCATGGGACCAAAG GGTCGCACTGTTATCATCGAGCAGAGTTGGGGAAGCCCTAAAGTCACCAAAGATGGTGTCACAGTGGCCAAAAGTATCGATCTGAAGGATAAATACAAGAACATTGGAGCAAAGCTAGTACAGGATGTTGCCAACAACACTAATGAGGAGGCTGGAGATGGTACCACAACTGCCACAGTGCTGGCCCGTGCTATTGCCAAGGAGGGATTTGACACCATCACCAAAGGTGCCAACCCTGTGGAGATCCGTAAAGGAGTCATGATGGCGGTAGAAGCAGTCATCAATGAACTCAAGAAACTGTCTAAGCCAGTCACAACACCAGAAGAAATTGCTCAG GTGGCCACCATATCTGCCAATGGAGACGTTGAGGTTGGTACCATCATCTCCAATGCCATGAAGAAAGTTGGACGCAAAGGTGTTATTACAGTAAAG GATGGTAAAACCCTACATGATGAGCTTGAGATAATTGAGGGAATGAAGTTTGACCGTGGCTACATTTCTCCTTATTTCATCAACACTGCTAAAG GTCAGAAGTGTGAGTTCCAAGATGCTTATCTGCTTCTGAGTGAGAAAAAGATCTCCAGTGTACAGAGCATTGTTCCAGCACTGGAAATTGCCAACCAACATCGCAAGCCTCTGGTTATTGTGGCTGAAGATGTGGACGGAGAGGCACTCAGCACTTTGGTGCTCAACAG GTTAAAGGTTGGACTTCAGGTCGTTGCAGTCAAGGCTCCGGGATTCGGGGACAACCGCAAGAACCAGCTTCAGGATATGGCAATTTCTACTGGAGGCACG GTGTTTGGTGAGGAGACTTTGGGTCTGGCCCTTGAGGATATCCAGGCACATAACTTTGGCATGGTTGGTGAGGTCATCGTGACAAAGGATGACACGATGCTCCTCAAAGGCCGTGGTGATGCATCAGCCATTGAGAAACGTGTGACTGAGATAGCCGAACAGCTGGAGAGCACAAACAGTGACTACGAGAAGGAGAAACTCAATGAGCGTCTGGCCAAACTCTCTGATGGAGTTGCTGTGATTAAG GTTGGAGGAACAAGTGATGTTGAAGTGAATGAAAAGAAAGATCGTGTCACTGATGCTCTGAATGCCACTCGTGCTGCTGTGGAGGAGGGAATTGTTCCTGGTGGAGGCTGTGCCCTCCTGCGCTGCATCCCAGCCCTGGATGATGTCAAGCCTGCTAATGCTGATCAGAAAATAG gTATCGACATTATTTGCAAATCCCTGCGTATTCCTGCTATGACCATTGCCAAGAATGCAGGAGTTGAAGGCACTCTGGTGGTGGAGAAGATCTTGCGGAGTGCTCCAGAGATTGGTTATGATGCTATGCTTGGGGAATATGTCAACATGGTCGAGAGAGGAATTATTGACCCCacaaag GTTGTGAGGACGGCGTTACTAGATGCTGCAGGTGTTGCATCTCTGCTGGCTACTGCTGAGGCTGTTGTCACAGAGATACCCAAGGAGGAGAAGGAAATGCCAGCTGGAGGAATGGGCGGCATGGGTGGAATGGGAGGCATGGGTGGCATGGGATTCTAA
- the LOC127654828 gene encoding 10 kDa heat shock protein, mitochondrial isoform X3 encodes MAFRKFLPMFDRVLVERLAAETVTKGGIMIPEKSQSKVLQATVVAVGPGYANKDGNVTPVCVKVGEKVLLPEYGGTKVVLDDKDYFLFRDGDILGKYVD; translated from the exons ATG GCTTTCCGGAAATTTCTTCCTATGTTTGACCGTGTATTGGTGGAGCGGTTAGCTGCAGAGACTGTGACAAAAGGAGGTATCATGATTCCAGAAAAGTCTCAATCCAAGGTGCTGCAGGCTACAGTGGTAGCAGTGGGACCAGGATATGCCAACAAG GATGGGAATGTAACACCCGTGTGTGTCAAAGTTGGAGAGAAAGTTTTGCTGCCAGAGTATGGAGGAACTAAAGTTGTTCTTGATGATAAG GACTATTTCCTGTTTCGAGATGGAGATATTCTTGGCAAATATGTAGATTGA